The Rhodovastum atsumiense genome includes a region encoding these proteins:
- a CDS encoding formate hydrogenlyase maturation HycH family protein, translating into MTGEIVFYRLNAKILEREEDVPKDAREVVYYSLAIGHHVGVFDCFKPVLRCSDDLYDRLVAALPEGEARRKLDGLRRFGEIMIDKTHTRLLGEAIEQVRPGLDAEVAAWFKELEISLAAIEQEPVIYLMGRRK; encoded by the coding sequence ATGACAGGGGAAATCGTCTTCTACCGTCTCAATGCCAAGATCCTTGAGCGCGAGGAAGACGTGCCGAAGGATGCCCGGGAGGTGGTCTACTATTCGCTTGCGATCGGCCACCATGTCGGCGTGTTCGACTGCTTCAAGCCGGTGCTGCGCTGCTCGGACGATCTCTACGATCGGCTGGTGGCTGCGCTGCCCGAGGGAGAGGCACGGCGCAAGCTCGATGGCTTGCGCCGGTTCGGTGAGATCATGATCGACAAGACCCATACCAGACTGCTCGGCGAGGCGATCGAGCAGGTGCGGCCCGGCCTGGATGCCGAGGTGGCGGCCTGGTTCAAAGAGCTGGAAATCTCGCTCGCGGCAATCGAGCAGGAGCCTGTCATCTACCTGATGGGACGCCGGAAATGA
- the hycI gene encoding hydrogenase maturation peptidase HycI: MTRGLVLTVGNSLMGDDGAGPLLAELLEAEPAEGWSVIDGGATPENVMHAVRAEAPERVLLVDAADMQLEPGAVRRIGEGDVARQFLINTHAIPLDVLIASIRETVPHVTFVGIQPVRVTFFGEMTPAVRAAVEDLHRRLVAGDEPDEWPAVT, from the coding sequence ATGACACGGGGGCTGGTGCTGACCGTCGGCAACAGCCTGATGGGGGATGACGGTGCGGGACCGCTGCTGGCCGAGTTGCTCGAAGCGGAACCAGCAGAAGGCTGGTCGGTGATCGACGGCGGCGCGACGCCGGAAAACGTCATGCATGCCGTGCGTGCCGAGGCACCCGAGCGGGTGTTGCTGGTCGATGCCGCGGATATGCAACTGGAACCCGGTGCGGTTCGCCGCATCGGGGAAGGTGATGTTGCCAGGCAATTCCTGATCAACACGCACGCGATCCCGCTCGACGTGCTGATCGCTTCGATCAGGGAGACAGTACCCCACGTGACCTTCGTCGGCATTCAGCCGGTGCGGGTGACGTTCTTTGGTGAAATGACGCCGGCCGTCAGGGCCGCGGTCGAGGATCTGCATCGCAGACTCGTCGCGGGCGACGAGCCGGACGAGTGGCCCGCCGTTACCTAA
- a CDS encoding formate/nitrite transporter family protein: MAESDGAKKSEVFGSDAYSPAQIQDKVEKLGITKARMPFLPEFMLAAVAGGSIGLGGMFFSIVLADPTLGFAIQRVLGGFLFSLGLALVMIGGAELFTGNCLIVMAWWNGQIKTSEVIRNWIIVWLGNLVGALGLVFLLYMSHFADLNNGGTGTALLKLAASKIAPDEVTIFFKGIMCNLLVCLGVWLAYAGRSVADKMAGMVLPVACFVAAGFEHCIANMFFLPMAWLLAVTGHVPAGFDASTITLAGIVHNIIPATLGNIVGGAGFVGFVYWIIYRKGLGGLTPLPPRPGKAAIVAGE; this comes from the coding sequence ATGGCTGAAAGTGATGGGGCCAAAAAGTCCGAGGTATTCGGCTCGGACGCCTATTCGCCGGCCCAGATCCAGGACAAAGTCGAAAAGCTCGGTATCACCAAGGCGCGCATGCCTTTCCTGCCCGAGTTCATGCTGGCGGCCGTTGCCGGCGGTTCGATCGGCCTGGGTGGCATGTTCTTCTCGATTGTGCTTGCGGACCCGACGCTCGGCTTCGCGATCCAACGCGTCCTGGGCGGGTTCTTATTCTCGCTTGGACTGGCGCTGGTGATGATCGGCGGCGCCGAGCTTTTCACCGGAAATTGCCTGATCGTGATGGCCTGGTGGAATGGCCAGATCAAGACGTCAGAGGTGATCCGCAACTGGATCATCGTCTGGCTGGGTAACCTGGTCGGTGCGCTCGGTCTCGTTTTCCTGCTCTACATGTCGCATTTCGCCGATCTCAACAACGGCGGCACCGGTACTGCGTTGCTGAAGCTCGCGGCCAGCAAGATCGCGCCTGATGAAGTGACGATCTTCTTCAAAGGCATCATGTGCAACCTGCTGGTCTGCCTGGGCGTGTGGCTTGCCTATGCCGGCCGCTCGGTGGCCGACAAGATGGCCGGCATGGTGCTGCCGGTGGCCTGCTTCGTCGCCGCCGGGTTCGAGCACTGCATTGCCAACATGTTCTTCCTGCCCATGGCCTGGCTGCTGGCGGTAACCGGCCATGTTCCGGCCGGGTTCGATGCCTCCACCATCACGCTGGCCGGCATCGTCCACAACATCATCCCGGCGACGCTGGGTAACATCGTCGGCGGCGCGGGCTTCGTTGGCTTCGTCTACTGGATCATCTACCGCAAGGGCCTCGGCGGTCTGACGCCGC